TCTCTTCAAGAGTATATTTTTTATCCTCAAACACCAATTTTTTTAGTGATGCTAGCCCATTTGAAACATTCACCATGCCTGAGTTCAGCAGTGTTATAGTCTTGTTATACCTTGCTCCATTAGAATCTAAAGGCCTTCCCTTTGCTACACAATCCTTAACTAAGACAGAACCCATAACTAAAGGATTTATCTCTCTGTGAACTGCTAATACATAATTCCAATACCTCATATATACCTTCAAATATTTCTCTTCAACCTTTTTCCATGCACCCCAAAGATCATCATAAGAATTAATTTCTCCTAATGATTCAAAACATCTGATTCCTGTTCTAGGATCTATTCCATCATTTAAAACTATCTCCAAGCACTTAACTTCATTAAAAAACGCAGGATGACAAATTCCATGGCAATTCCCTTGCATTTGAATTTCAACGCAGCCTCCTATTGCAACATCTCTAGCATCTTCTATAGTAATTCCTTCTTCTTGGTGATTTTGAAGTAAATGCTCTATGGCTTGCTCATTATTAAACCAAGCGGGATAACCTGCTCCAGTTTTTGTGCACTCAGCAGCCTTCATCAAAAGCCTATTACTTGTCTTAGAATTCACCATTACTCCAAGCGTCGGTTGTATAGTTTGCATACTTGTTCCGGCTTCTAATATTATCTCTTCTAATTCATTATCAGAACATCTTCCATTCTCATCAACCCCACCTACAACCATATGCTGAAACAAATTGCCAGAAGCCAAAGCTTCCCAACTTCTAGGCGATACATACTCCTCGCTAGAAAATTTAACTCGAATTAGCTCCATAAGTTCTAAAACTTCTTCTCTTGTAATTCTATTTTCTTCTATATCTTTTTTATAAAGGGGATATAAAAGCTGTCCCCATCTGCCTGGTGACAATCCAACTATAGGCCCATCTAAAGCTATCGCTATGTGAGCTGTCCATGCAGCTTGTAATCCCTCTACAAATGTTCTAGCAGGTTTTGCCGGTACCCATTTTAGTATTTCTGCTATCTTAATTAATTCAGCTTTTCGCTCACTATTCTTCTCATTTTGAGCCATTTTCAAAGCACTTTTCGAATAATTTTTTGCCCAATTAATTACACCTTCACATACTAATATCGTAGCTCTCCAAAATATAACCTTTTCAGCAACTTCACGAGTTGTTGGTATCGTCGATTCTATATTCTTTTTACATTCATCTATAACAGATTCTAAACCTCTTTCTACAACAATATCATAAGCCGGTACCCATCGGCCTTCCATTATAGATATCACACTTGGAGGATAGAGCACTGCTTTAAACGCATTTGACAAATCATCATATTCTGGCATTGTCTCTTTTAAAAATTTATCCGATTCATCCTCTATACACTTACCCTGCCAATATTCACAAGCCTTTAATAAAGGTTCTACATCCTCGTTTTTTATACCAAACGTTCCCATTTGTATGACTTCATCGCTCTCTTTATGCGCTCTTCCTCCTCCCATACCTACATCATAGACATCATCATCTGCTGATTCTGCCTTTGATATCATATGAGGATAGAATTTCTGACTGTATTGTAAATACACAGGTGCACCTCTCATGTATCTTGTTTTCTGCATAGTTATGAGTTCGTCTTTTAATATTACTGGAGTAATATTTTCTATTGCATGCTTGTATGCTCTTGCTCTCCTAATTAAAAGAGGTTCCCCTTCAGCTTTTTTCCATTCTTCTGTATATAACAAACTAAACTCAGGATCCAACATACACCTAGAATCTAAAAGACTTTGCTTAATATTGCACCCTCTAGTTGTAGATGGCTCCTTATCAATTTCTCTTTGGATATACCCTTCTTTTTTTAATTCTCTTTCAGTAGGTGGCCACTTCACCGTTTGTCTATTTTTAGATTCCAAATTAGAATTTTCCATATGTACTACCCCTTTCCCATAAGTTTGAATCGATATTTTAACATATATCAACCCAAGCCTATGATAACATAAATATACAATAAATAAAAAGGGGTTTATATCAATTTTAATTTTTTTGTTTTTTACATTTTTGTTTATCTGAATACATTCTGCAATCAACTTCAGCTATTAATTGTTCTTTAGTAAGTTTATCATCTTCTCCAACAAATAATTGTCCATAACTCAGTTCTATATCGTATTTATCATTAGAATTATTATATTTTTTTAATTCCCGATTAATTCTCTTCTTTAATTGATTTCCTATATCATTCTGAAAATCTATCAACATAATAAACTCATCGCCGCCATATCTACAAACCAAATCTTCTACACTAGTGCATTTAAGTAGTATTTCTGAAACAATTTGTAAAACTTTGTCTCCCTCTACATGCCCATAAGTATCGTTAATCTTTTTGAAATCATTCAAATCAACTAATACAAGCGTAAATGCTTCTAATCGTTTCAACTTATCTTCCAATCTAATTTCAAAGTTATGTCTTGTATATAAATATGTCAAAGAATCACGCATCATTTCGTCTCTCTCCAATAATAAAAATATAAAAAATAGACCTAATGTGTGAAATGGCATTGAAAATGTAGTTCCATACATCTTCATTTGAAGCGCTATTCCCACAATTGGCGCTGTAAAATAGAGTCCCACAGCTTTAAATATCCTGGCAGTCATCCTCTTTTTATCTTTATAAAAAAATATTGCCACAACTAGCATAAATCCATACATTACAAAAGCACTTCCATAAACATAAAAGCCTCTATGATAATGATTTTGTGCATCTATATAAAATAACGACCCTGGCGCGATAAAATTATAAATAACTGACACTGTACTTAGATACATTGGCATCATATAGTACTTAATCCTTTTCTTATTCAATTCTTTATCACCATATATTCTATAATCTAGATAAATAAGACCGACACATCCAGGTAATGGTATAAAACATAAATATATAGCATTACTCCAATAATGCATTGGTATTTGTGCTGAATTACCTATTTCTGCGGTCATCCAAGAAATAGCCTCCGCCACTATCAATAACGATACTGTAAAAAGAGCACCCTGAAACAACCTCTCTGGATACTCCTTTCTTCTATACTGTGCTTGAACATATACAAACATCACTACATTCAATATCAATGAATACATCAACAAATCAATTCGTACAGCTACATTTATTGAATTCATAATCCCTTTGTCAAAGTTTTACTGCCCCTCCCCTGACAAACCTCCCCCTTCTTAAGTCAATTCTAAGCCCCTAAACTCTAGCTAATATTATTATAACAATAAAATCCCATTTAGCACAGCATTGATACCTCAACAAATAAATAAAGTCAGATGATTAATTTCACTTTAAATTAGCGAAACTGCTCAACTGACTCTTCTTTCTACTTCAAATCAAAAATCTTACTTCGTATTTTCTCATAATCACTATAATTTAATGAATAATTCATATCCATATCCAAAAATGAATTCATCCTCATATCATCAATATTTCCTAAAAGTTTTGAGAGCAAATTTTCATCCACATACTCTTTACCACCAAGTTTCTCTTCCCCCAATAATAGCAATTGATGATCTTGAATTCCAAATCTAAGGTTCTCCCATCTGAGTGAACTCATCGGCTTTCCATCCTTACCAGGATAAACAAAAAACATATCTCCAGCTTTCCAGTGCGGAAATTTGTAGCTTGGATTATTTAATGGTTCCTTTGGCCAAATAGCATAATCCCACCTCAAAAATCCATTCACTCCAAAATAATAAGTATACCAACCAACTACTCTACTTTCAATTGGCGGTGAATCTATAAAATTGTTTGGAAAATTCGGTACACACATCAAATACCACGTCAATTTTTTCCCATCTTTATTGAGCTTATTTCTTAGATTCTTTATCTCATACTTATTATCCAAAATTAATCCTAAATACAAACTCAAATCACAATCTTTATCCTTGTATTCATCTATGAATTCTTTATGGCAAACTGCTGCTTTCATTTTTATATTATCATTTTCAATACTGCTATTTAAAAACTCCACACAGCTATCAAAAATATCAGGGCTAGCAGGTTCATCACTTGCAAGTCTAGTAATATTCCACCATCCATTTTCAATAATATGATTAAACAACTTTGAAACATATTGCTTTAATTCATACTTGCTATTAATATATTTGTAAACACCATCGTTTCTATCAAAATACCTTACTCTTATAGCATCCTTGTAATCAGCTAAAGGATTTCCAAAGTCTCTACCTCCCCAGACACCTAAAAGCCCATATAAGTCAATTTCTCTATCAATTCCGAGTTTAAAACACATATCTATATACCTGTCGAAGTTTTTGAAATCACAATCAATATTTCCATCTTCATCTTTAAATACATCTACTATATTATACTCAAAAAGATTTGATGCATTTTTAGAAAACTTATAACATGACTGTCCTGCCCAAGGCATCTCTGATACTATAACCATGGCAACTTTTTGTCCCATAGATGCTAATTCTCTCAAGTTATTCTCGATAATCCTAAAATGTTCATCTGACCAAAGCTCTAATTCATACATACGTGCCCAATTAGATGGATGTTGCCATAAATCCAAGAAAAAATCACTTTGATTTAGTGGCTTCAAAACCACATCACTCACATTTATATCTATTTTAGCAGATGCCATTAGAACCTCATCATCATAACCCTGCTGAAAATACATTTTAATATCAAAATTTAAATTATTGTCTGCAAAATCATTTGGTATTTTCCCCTCAATCCAAAACATCTGTCCAATCTCAGCTTCTATTAATTGACCTCTCTTTTTCAAAATAGGATCTGCTACCAATTTTCCGCTGTCATCATTAACATATCCCTCGAAGTATATTCTTAAATCTTTTCTAGAAAGCTTCTCACAATCTATCTCTATCCTAACTCTATTCTGCATACCTTTCCAGCTCAAATTTGCGCTATCTAAAAAGCAATAAAATTCTTCTTTGCAAAACATCATCATCTGACATGCAAACTTTTCCTCTCTTGCTACATTAAATTCAAATTTTTTATTCTCAAAAATTGACTCGTCTAGTCTTTCACACCTAATATGCCTATATGAAGAATTGAATAATCCATATTGTAAATCTATCATGGTCACATCTCCTAATTTCATAAATTATTTTTTAAAAAGTAAAACTTAAAACAGCCTGTCTCTATTGATAATTCAAATTAGCCGTCCACACAAATGGTATCGGGAACACTCTATCTATAAACATTTCTATTGATTGAACATCATCAATTCCTGTAATACCATCCTTTTTCCCTTCAAATACAAGCTTTGTAATTTTTTCTAGATTATCTATTTCTAATATTTCATCTTTTAATTTAATGATATATCTGCCTTCATCTTCAATGAATACTATGTTTTCCCCAATACTATTTGGAACATATTGCAAAAAATAACTCCTCAAATTTTCCATAAGCGAAACAAAATTAATAATTTTCAATGTACCTTCTAAATAATCTAATTTTTTGCTATCAAAACTATCAGCATGTTTTTCATTCACATGAATATATGATTGTATACTCTCAACTCCTAATTCAAAAGCCAAACTCTTTAGTGCTGCATTTATCATATTTTTATCACCTAGTGATTCTATCACTTGTCCATATTTAGAATTGCCGTCAATTATTCTAAGCACTATATATCCTACAAATTCGCCGTTTTTAACTATCACGTATTTCTTATATGAAAAATCCCCCCATGGTATAGTTGCAGACATTATTAGCGCATTAAAATCATCAAATGACCTATAATATCTAGTTGATTGTCTATTATAAAGCTCCATCATATTCTTCAAGTATTTTTCATCATACTCTAATAATTCAATAGTTTCATCCTGTTTTGGATAACTCATACACTTATAAAAATTTTGGAGCATAATACAATTTCTTCTCGTATAAAGACTTCTCGTTCCAGATATCAAAACTATATCCACATGTTCTTCTTTCATTTTACGCTCCACATCATCTAGTATAAGTGATGAATAACCATTTCCCCTATATTCAGCAGCTGTGCAAACTGCTCCTATAGATGCTGCTTTTATTTTACTTCCTTCTATGAAAATATCCTCACGCAGATAGTTCACTGCAGAAACAGGTCTACCTTCATCTAGTATAATTCTCATATTGTCACTATTATCTTCGTTTAGCAGAAGTGGAAATTCTTCTTTCATTGTTGGCTTATGATTGCCTGATATTCTGAAAACATCATTTATAAGATTAATCACTTCCTTGAATTCCTCTTTACTCGTCGCTCTAGGTCCTTCCATATTTATCTCTCCCTTTTGCCCCAATTGAAATCTCTCTTTAATAATTATTATTTCGTACAGTACTGCAAAATACCTTTAAATTTTCTATAGGTGTATTGTTCAGTGATGTACACCCAAAAGAAGGAATGTAATTGCTACAGCTTTTCATGCTATCCATAAGCCTTCTAGTTTCTTTTACAACTTCTTCTGGTTTCATTTTTGCTAGCCCTATAGGATCAAAGTTACCTATTATAGCTATATCCTTTGGAATAATCTTTGCTACCTCTGACAAATCCATTATTTGATCTAGACTTATAGCATCAACTCCAAAATTAATCATGAAATCTAGTATCGCAGTAGTATCTCCGCAAATATGAATTGCTTTCCAGCAATTTAGATTTGAATATATCCGTCTCAAATTCTTTGCTGCCAAGTGCTCGTATCTTTTAGGCGATATCATTATAGTAGATGGCTCAGCTATAGATATATACTTTACACCTACACTTTCAACTGCCTTTGCATATTCTAATACAGTATTCGTGGTAAAATCTAGTAAATCATCTAAGAACTTTGGATCTTTTATTATACTCCGTAAAACTTTCTGAGCTCCTCCAAGCTGAACTGCTAATGTAAATGGCCCTTGAATAGAAATCTCCACTGGTTTTTCAAAATACTTTACTATCAATTCCAATGACTTTAAGTTTGTTGGCATCCTGCCATCTTTAAACGGATTCGGTACTTTAAGTCTTGAAAGTGCTTCACTACTGTCTATCGGGTGCTCTATAACCATTGGAAAATCCAAGTCATATCTCTTCATCGGAACACCTAGTGTTTCACAAAATATATTTCCATCATCCATTGCTCCTACGAAATCCAAATCAAATGTTTCATCCATAATTATAGCAAGTTCTAACTGCTTCTCTGGAGAATTGTATACCTCATCCATAGTATATCCTAAAAGTCTTAATCCATTTGTTCCCATAAATGGCATTCTTATTTTTCTATTATTATCATTATTTATATACTCCATCAATTTCATTCTCAATTCACTCCTTAAACTCCCATTATCCTTTCATCCCTGACAATGTAACTCCTTGCACAAATTTTTTCTGTAGCAATATATAAATCAAGAATGACGGCAAAAATGTAAGTGTCGTTCCAGCCATTATCAAACCATAATTTATAGTATAATGCGCTTTCATTGTGGCTAGCCCTAATGTAAGTGTTCTAACAGAATCATTTGTAGTCATTATAAGTGGCCACAAAAATTCATTCCACGCACCTATAAAAGTAAATATGGTAAGAGTTATAATTGCTGGTTTTATAAGAGGAAGTACTATTTGAAAAAATATCCTCAAGTCGGAACATCCATCTATCCTAGCTGAATCGATTAGGTCATCTGGAATCTTCATTATCGCTTGCCTCATCAAAAATACACCAAAAGCCGTTGTTATAGGGAGTATTAGTGCTCTAAAGTCATTTATCCAGTGTAATTTTCTCATGATTATATAAAGCGGAATCATAGTTACCTGAGATGGAATCATGAGCGTAACCAAATATATGAAAAAAATCTT
The genomic region above belongs to Tissierellales bacterium and contains:
- a CDS encoding indoleacetate decarboxylase, whose amino-acid sequence is MENSNLESKNRQTVKWPPTERELKKEGYIQREIDKEPSTTRGCNIKQSLLDSRCMLDPEFSLLYTEEWKKAEGEPLLIRRARAYKHAIENITPVILKDELITMQKTRYMRGAPVYLQYSQKFYPHMISKAESADDDVYDVGMGGGRAHKESDEVIQMGTFGIKNEDVEPLLKACEYWQGKCIEDESDKFLKETMPEYDDLSNAFKAVLYPPSVISIMEGRWVPAYDIVVERGLESVIDECKKNIESTIPTTREVAEKVIFWRATILVCEGVINWAKNYSKSALKMAQNEKNSERKAELIKIAEILKWVPAKPARTFVEGLQAAWTAHIAIALDGPIVGLSPGRWGQLLYPLYKKDIEENRITREEVLELMELIRVKFSSEEYVSPRSWEALASGNLFQHMVVGGVDENGRCSDNELEEIILEAGTSMQTIQPTLGVMVNSKTSNRLLMKAAECTKTGAGYPAWFNNEQAIEHLLQNHQEEGITIEDARDVAIGGCVEIQMQGNCHGICHPAFFNEVKCLEIVLNDGIDPRTGIRCFESLGEINSYDDLWGAWKKVEEKYLKVYMRYWNYVLAVHREINPLVMGSVLVKDCVAKGRPLDSNGARYNKTITLLNSGMVNVSNGLASLKKLVFEDKKYTLEEIKEAMKMNFGFERADKIGNFSMLDQKRVDAKYSRLHKDLLEAPKYGNDDDYVDEIFVKLWENYNETCMSETTYLGLNWIPAALSISAHGPFGRVCGATPDGRVAGVSLTDGILSATPGTDVSGPIALLNSGNKLDSIKMRSVQLNMKIHPNAIKSIDGSRKLVDLIKSYFEQGGYHIQFNIVDSDMLRDAQRYPEKYRSLIVRVAGFSAYWVELAKPIQDEIIARTEYNATGF
- a CDS encoding carbohydrate ABC transporter permease produces the protein MKSIKRVIANILLLMIASCMLVPFVYMIITSLKVTYTAYNFDISLSKLTIQNYVDILTKQNFLRYFLNSCIVVFGGVVINVFFSSLAGFAFAKKDFPGNNKIFFIYLVTLMIPSQVTMIPLYIIMRKLHWINDFRALILPITTAFGVFLMRQAIMKIPDDLIDSARIDGCSDLRIFFQIVLPLIKPAIITLTIFTFIGAWNEFLWPLIMTTNDSVRTLTLGLATMKAHYTINYGLIMAGTTLTFLPSFLIYILLQKKFVQGVTLSGMKG
- a CDS encoding DUF4091 domain-containing protein, coding for MIDLQYGLFNSSYRHIRCERLDESIFENKKFEFNVAREEKFACQMMMFCKEEFYCFLDSANLSWKGMQNRVRIEIDCEKLSRKDLRIYFEGYVNDDSGKLVADPILKKRGQLIEAEIGQMFWIEGKIPNDFADNNLNFDIKMYFQQGYDDEVLMASAKIDINVSDVVLKPLNQSDFFLDLWQHPSNWARMYELELWSDEHFRIIENNLRELASMGQKVAMVIVSEMPWAGQSCYKFSKNASNLFEYNIVDVFKDEDGNIDCDFKNFDRYIDMCFKLGIDREIDLYGLLGVWGGRDFGNPLADYKDAIRVRYFDRNDGVYKYINSKYELKQYVSKLFNHIIENGWWNITRLASDEPASPDIFDSCVEFLNSSIENDNIKMKAAVCHKEFIDEYKDKDCDLSLYLGLILDNKYEIKNLRNKLNKDGKKLTWYLMCVPNFPNNFIDSPPIESRVVGWYTYYFGVNGFLRWDYAIWPKEPLNNPSYKFPHWKAGDMFFVYPGKDGKPMSSLRWENLRFGIQDHQLLLLGEEKLGGKEYVDENLLSKLLGNIDDMRMNSFLDMDMNYSLNYSDYEKIRSKIFDLK
- a CDS encoding GNAT family N-acetyltransferase — its product is MEGPRATSKEEFKEVINLINDVFRISGNHKPTMKEEFPLLLNEDNSDNMRIILDEGRPVSAVNYLREDIFIEGSKIKAASIGAVCTAAEYRGNGYSSLILDDVERKMKEEHVDIVLISGTRSLYTRRNCIMLQNFYKCMSYPKQDETIELLEYDEKYLKNMMELYNRQSTRYYRSFDDFNALIMSATIPWGDFSYKKYVIVKNGEFVGYIVLRIIDGNSKYGQVIESLGDKNMINAALKSLAFELGVESIQSYIHVNEKHADSFDSKKLDYLEGTLKIINFVSLMENLRSYFLQYVPNSIGENIVFIEDEGRYIIKLKDEILEIDNLEKITKLVFEGKKDGITGIDDVQSIEMFIDRVFPIPFVWTANLNYQ
- a CDS encoding GGDEF domain-containing protein, with the translated sequence MNSINVAVRIDLLMYSLILNVVMFVYVQAQYRRKEYPERLFQGALFTVSLLIVAEAISWMTAEIGNSAQIPMHYWSNAIYLCFIPLPGCVGLIYLDYRIYGDKELNKKRIKYYMMPMYLSTVSVIYNFIAPGSLFYIDAQNHYHRGFYVYGSAFVMYGFMLVVAIFFYKDKKRMTARIFKAVGLYFTAPIVGIALQMKMYGTTFSMPFHTLGLFFIFLLLERDEMMRDSLTYLYTRHNFEIRLEDKLKRLEAFTLVLVDLNDFKKINDTYGHVEGDKVLQIVSEILLKCTSVEDLVCRYGGDEFIMLIDFQNDIGNQLKKRINRELKKYNNSNDKYDIELSYGQLFVGEDDKLTKEQLIAEVDCRMYSDKQKCKKQKN